One Nicotiana tomentosiformis chromosome 4, ASM39032v3, whole genome shotgun sequence genomic window carries:
- the LOC104095985 gene encoding glycine-rich RNA-binding protein 4, mitochondrial-like isoform X2, producing MQRANGFFVNYQTLLSRMIPSRHSCSKLFIGGLCYDTNEPVLKHAFEQHGEIIEVKVICDHKSGKSKGYGFVKFTSETAASKALKEMDGQLLDGRNIRISYAHKE from the exons ATGCAACGTGCAAATGGATTCTTTGTAAATTATCAAACCCTACTTTCTAGAATGATCCCTTCACGCCACTCTTGCAGTAAATTATTCATTGGAG GGCTTTGTTATGATACCAATGAACCTGTTCTCAAACATGCTTTTGAGCAACATGGTGAGATAATTGAAG TAAAAGTAATATGCGATCATAAAAGTGGAAAATCCAAAGGATATGGGTTCGTGAAGTTCACTTCTGAAACTGCAGCTAGCAAGGCTTTGAAGGAAATGGACGGTCAG TTATTGGATGGCAGAAATATTCGTATCAGTTATGCCCACAAAGAATGA
- the LOC104095985 gene encoding glycine-rich RNA-binding protein 4, mitochondrial-like isoform X1, translating to MQRANGFFVNYQTLLSRMIPSRHSCSKLFIGGLCYDTNEPVLKHAFEQHGEIIEVKVICDHKSGKSKGYGFVKFTSETAASKALKEMDGQKYSYQLCPQRMTLRVPNLIFPRVCKN from the exons ATGCAACGTGCAAATGGATTCTTTGTAAATTATCAAACCCTACTTTCTAGAATGATCCCTTCACGCCACTCTTGCAGTAAATTATTCATTGGAG GGCTTTGTTATGATACCAATGAACCTGTTCTCAAACATGCTTTTGAGCAACATGGTGAGATAATTGAAG TAAAAGTAATATGCGATCATAAAAGTGGAAAATCCAAAGGATATGGGTTCGTGAAGTTCACTTCTGAAACTGCAGCTAGCAAGGCTTTGAAGGAAATGGACGGTCAG AAATATTCGTATCAGTTATGCCCACAAAGAATGACATTGAGGGTTCCAAATCTCATCTTTCCTC GTGTGTGCAAGAACTAG